The Juglans regia cultivar Chandler chromosome 11, Walnut 2.0, whole genome shotgun sequence genome contains the following window.
AGACTCACGCTCAGTGTATAAACTTTTCAGCCAGACATTCTCATGCAAATTGTAAGTGGTGATTAACTGATCCCAAGATTTCTCAAACTCTGCAACAGTTTGCGTGTCATACATAGATTTCATCAACGCATTCTTCATCCCACTTTTGTAGGAAGCATAGGAGGACAACTTCTCGGGAACTTTTTTAAGTATATGCCACAAACAAAGTCGATGTCGGCTTTCAGGAAAGACAatagcaattgcatttttcatcgctctgTCCTGATCGGTGATAATAGCTTTAGAAGcgataccatccatacacttcAACCACGTCTGGAATAACCAGACGAAGGTCTCTgtatcctcactggaaatcaaTCCTGCTCCCAACAGAATTGActgcccatggtggtttacaccaacaaatggtgcaaagggcatcccatatctATTCGTCAGATATGTAGTGTCGAATGTCACCACATCACCGAAGTATTGGTAGGCtgccctactacgggggtcAGCCCAGAAGACATTCCTCAACCTCCcctcatcatccaaatccatcaGGGCAAAGAAACCgggatttttgtactgcatcctacaaaaatactcttgaagcgctccagcaccaccttTACCAAGTCTTAGATGTCTTGCCTTATCGATATAATTACGACAGTCCTTTTCTAGAAATGGGAGGTTCTCGAATCCACCAGCGCCAACGACGAGAGATCCGAAGCTCTTATTCATTCGGATCCCAGCCATATCATTTATATCTAGGACTCTTTTTACAgagtcactcacttctctattacatcggAAGAAGCGAGATTTATTTGGGCTAAGGCCATGGTTATGGAGATTATTCACTGTTGTCAACCGGAACTTCCCatcaacttttaaggcattaacCTTTGCCTTACATTCTGTCTTTCCTGTTGGACGTGGTCTAGCGACATTCAATGTCCTATTCCGGGCCTTCCCACCACGGGCACAACCAAGGGTGGCATATCGGACAGTGCCATCATCCCCTTTATCAGTCCTTCTTATCAATACCCCAAACCCGCTTTTTTTACCATAATGCTTATAGTAAGCCATTAATTCTTCAAACGTATTAAACTCCATTCCcgactttggctcctcaatgaGATCACCACCAACTTCATCCTCTAACTGTGGTGTCCCGCCAATCCCAACCTCAGTTTCTTCTGAATTGAGTCTATCCTCTTTACTTTCTTCAACTCTTTCAGATGTACATGGAATATCAGTTTCTCTACACTCAGGTGGTTCCTCTATATCAACTCTCCCACTCATAGCGGGGCTTGTAGCCATGAGAGGGTTCGGGTCACCGACAttctgctaaaaaaaaaagaaatcaattccCTTAAACTAAAAATATGGCCAacttatacaaacaaaaaaacaagaacacAATTGAATCACCACTTCATAGTTTCTTGGATATTGGCCGCCATCAGGATATGGAGATAAAGGCATTGGCCAAGCAGGAAGTGGTCCGTAGTAACCGGGACTAGTGTAATCTACAAAGTACCGGTTACTTGATGGTATATCCTAGCATGTTGTTACACaagttatttatgtattttgaaaataaatatcaactcaaaatagaaataaagcAACACctgtaaaaaatataacatacagcGGTTTGGGaatttgagctagatggtgttTGGGAAGATGAGTGTTCTTCCCCTTTTCCCATGCCGAGAGGAACTAATAGAAAGCTTGAACTGATAGCAAAGTGATGAACCAAATTACTTATTTATGACTGTAACATTCTCAAAATTGtattgacattatttttttctcagtcTAATAAAGGTAAGAAAAGCCAGAAAAGCATTAGATGAACCAAATGCAAATGCCGCCTCACCCAACATATATAGGAATCTATCCATTTCGGACAAACAGTCTATCAATTTCAGAAAAGCATTAGATATGCATATGCTTATATACAGCATTAAAATGAGTGGCATTACATGCAAACATGTACGTTTTCCCGTGATCTACATGCACATGATGCTTCATGAGtggtcaaaatgaaaaaaaatattgatagaacGGAAATCTGGAGATGCTAATGAATGCAACAGGACGAACCAAAAGGAGGTTAATTccaagtctatttaaaaattgataacaaAAGATCACAGAGGTGGATTCagcttttttgttattttaaatcGTGTCGAACATCAAGCTAGAACAGCATTATCCTTAATAGTGAAAACCACATCATCTTCACATGGAATGTTAGTATTACTTCCTTTTGCAGAAATAATTTGACATCATTCAGAAGTGTTTGCATACACAGAACAATTCCATcatatacaaataatataacaaGTGAAAGGAAGTAACAATGACAGAATCTGTGTTTCCATCCGTGTCATAATTGAGACTAGGAACAAACAAAGTCTGCTACTGGTAACAAAACTTAAGAACAGAAAAAGCAATTTCAATTGTCCACAattgattatattatttgaGAACACGTGATGATCATCAGAATTCTGTTAGAATAATCTCATTATAAGGCTGCTGCTGTTTTCTTTCTATGTTTAGTAGAGATTCTCGCACCACATTCATGTTTCTCCAAAACTGTATGCAGTTTGAATACTTTTTTCAAGAGTCTTAAATTTGCAATAGTTTAAAGTAATACCTTtctctacatatataattaaaacgtATATGAGATTAAAAGCAATAACACAAGCAAACCacattttattctttgttttttggtaCTTTCAATCCTACAGATCATTGTAAACAGTAAAATAAGAGAAGCAACAAAGAACAActgcaattttctttctttggtttttatattttttttatttataaaaacaatacCAGATTTCAAATCATACCTAACAGTCAGGCTGCCCAACTCTTTCAGGGAGTTCAACACTGTACGGAGCACCCTACACATCAAAATTTCATAGAAGGGGTTAAATTACCACAAAAGGTACGCTAGAAAGCTAAAACCAGCAAAAACAAAGATAATCTCCAATGGGATGTACACGGCAAACAAAATCGTTTATTTTTTACACGGCAAACATAAATATGATCATCTGGAGATGCTAATGAATGCAAAAGGACGAACCAAATTCGAAAATAAGAGTGGACATTTTTTTTACAGTGGGGTTGCAATGCATGTGGTCAAGGCACTTTCATAACATATTCAATTAGTAAGGCtgtatgtgcatgtgaatgGTGAAGCCCTAATTATGAAACACAAAGAGACAATGACAATGTGTATGCACGTGAAGAGGCACATTTACAACAACCTTGACCTCTTCACATGTATTATAGATtcaaaaaaaatcaccacattGACCATCACAAATTAAGTgccaaaaacaacaacaaaggaGACTTGGTGGCCATTATAGTTCAAAGATTTCTCATACCCACCAAATCCAACAGCCCCCagatgatgaaaaaagttagaaaaaccAATCCAAAGCCCTAAACTCCGGGTACCATGGCCATGATTGATTATTCACTCTGTTCCTAATCTCTTTGTCTCTCTATCAGCCACTGCGCAACCATTGTTATTGCATATACACTCCTATTATActcacaaaacaacaaaataaataacaacaacattcttataaaagaagaagagcagctgcgaacatatttttcttaagaCTAGCGTTTCTTGAGACAGAGCAAGAGccaaagatcaagaaaaatacaaaaaaaaaccataaaacagAGGACtgatcaagaaaaatacaaaaaaaaaaaaaaaccataaaacagAGGACTCACTTGAACGCGATGAAACGACGAACGGTAGAAGTTCAGTGCAAAATGGTTTCGGCAGAAACCATAGATGGAGGACGAGGAACCCGCAGATAAAATGGTTTCTGGGTTTCGGAAGAAACCATAGATGGACGACGAACCCGCACGAAAAATCTCTTCTGGGTTTCGGAACAAACAAACGGTTTCTGGGTTTCGGAAGAACCAGATGGACGACGAACCCGCTCGAAAAATCTCCTCTGGGTTTCGGAACAAACGATTGATCTCCGTGAACGACGAACCTGCAGGAATTTCTGGGTTTCAAGTGGGTTTCGGGTTATGCGCGGCTGTTCTTCGAAATCTAAATCAGAAGAAATCGTTTTTGACACTATGAAATCGGCTCTtttgccccttttttttttttttaatataatttaacccTGACTTAGCCACGTCAGGGATTCCGCTACGGGTACCCCAGgccgggtacctgtagcagtaTTGTAATATAAAATACTGCTCAAAACAAGTATTATCGCTTGGATTCACGTGCGCAGATTCATTCAATTTTGCTTTGATCGAGAAACTTGTGTCCCAAGTTTCAAAGAGGAATATcacaattttaaattatgtttagatATTTAgctgaattaaaaaattatcagtaCTCGTACAATCTTGGTTTGACCAAGAAACTTGTGTCCCAAGTTTCAAAAGGAAGATCACAATCTTACTCTGTACTCACAGTTGACACTACTCTGCACTGACAACACGCTTCTCTCCATCATTCTATCACGTCACCGCAAACTTTTCACCGTCTGAAACTCTCGCGTGCAGAATTCCTGTACAATGTGTCATTAATTACTGCGCACTCtactcttttctctctatttttaagCGGAAGTACATAATCGCACCATCGTAACAAGTGTAATCTATGCACTCACTTTCCGATTATCACTCCAGCCAAAGGTGCCAGAGCATTGTTGGGTCACATTAAACTTGAAATTAGAGCGATGTCTACGAAGTGTAAATGATTATGTCATCGAGGTTTTCCACTACATCTACCCGAAAACGTCGTCGTAGAAATCCTCTTGCGGTTGCCGGTCAAGTCTTTGGTACGATTCAAGTGTGTAAGTAAATGTTGGCACTCCCTAATCTCGGATCACCAAATCGCCAAATCACAGTTCCGGCGAGCGTCCGAGTGCTCACAAAGACTTCTCATATCAGCCGGTTCTGAAATTCGATGCCTAGACTGTGAGGCGCCATTTGAGCACAGTACCACTCCAAGTATACTCGCCGTCCCTTTCCAGAAACGGGGTCGTTATGTTAGCCTCATTGGGTCTTGCAGTGGTCTTGTTTGTGTGTCTCTATATAGCCATAGGGATTTCTATATTAGGAATCCTTCAGCGGGAAATTACAGGAAACTGCCTGATGCTGGTATTTCACTCCGTGGGCGCAAGTACAGGCATGGCTTTGGATATGATCCATCCACTGATGACTACAAGCTTCTCGTTGCCAATTTCCGGATGCCTCCTCCTCGGGAAATTGAAGCCAAGGTTCTCTCTTTCAAATGACATTCATGGAAGAGGATTCTTCGAGGCCTCGACGATCCAGGACAGGCGGACGATTCAGCTGGGATCCTTTGCAGTGGGTCTCTGCATTAGCGTCTTCGAATGTGCCGCGAGCCACTTTCTAGTCAGAAAATACGTGTGTTTGATTTAGCCGAGGAGAAATTCCACGAAATGCCGATGCCCTCCTGGGATTTATTTGGTTACAACGGGTATGTACGCATCGATACTCTGATCAATCTTGGAGAGCGCctttgttttattgtttctaTGAGTACCCATATGGAGATATGGGGAATGATGGAATATGGAGTCATAGAATCCTGGGCACCAATGCTTAGAGTGACTCCGATGATTATTTTCCGGTAGACTCGCTTTGCCTTTCCAGAGGTGGTCAGCTTGTGTCAATGAAGAATGGAATCGATTTGATGGGAAGTAATCCTGACGGAGAGATTCTTGAATATGTTGAGGACTTCAGTGGCTTTGACTCGCGTGTTGATTATGCAACTGTGTTTGTTGAGAGTCTACTTTCTCCTTATCTGCTTGACTTGATCGTTTTTTTACCTTGTTCTCTGATTTTTCAGTTCTTTTGCTACGCATCAATGAAATGCAGAACAGTGATGCTATTAAGTCTCAAAGATTACATGTTTTGAGGATCGTAGTTTTTCCAGTGCATCCTTCGCGTCTTGAAATGGTCTGTTCTCTTTTGTGACTTTGTAGAATTGGGGCAAATTTCTGTTGAAACAAGATGTTGTGATCATGCACTATTTTGTAGAAACTGTTCGTTTCTGAATTACAATGCAATTAGAATTTATATTGTAACGAATGTTGATTCATTGTATATTCAGACATTTTTTTTAGCTGTAAGGCTGTGATTTTCTTGTCAATTACACGACTACTTTggtcccctttttttttttttggcagaaTGGATGttaatgataggcttactagTTTTTAACATTATATACAATTACTTTTTACACATTATATACAATTACTTTTTGTTCATGTTATCGGCTGAATTgcctttattataatttttttttcatcttgtgATGTAAAAGATGGAAAATGCTGATTGATGACATGATTCTCCATTCTACCCATTGtgtatatttaattaaagaattgactattaatggaattaaatatatatattttttaatttttaagatgttaaaaaaatgcataaaagaaaatgaaaaaaaaaaatcacaaattttgaATTAGTCGTATGCCTAGTGGCACACTTTAGACAGCCCACCGGCACTGGCAGGTTCCATAAAAGaataaggaaaatactattctcACAGAAATGTTTTACCGAAAATTTCTAATGTTCATAAAATCTCGATTGTGgcattatatgaaaatatttaaattttacacaaaacttaataaactaACTTAAATATTAGagtgaaatatgattttttaaaacatcacttgataatttttacgataaaaataaattttaaatattttattataaaaataataactaatgaaTATAGTTTAATGACCGGGCTTGACAGAATTAGCAATAATTAAAAAGACTCAACAGTGCCCTATATGCATGAAAGCACAAGATGGTCCTAGGCTCTACTTTTAAGTGGAATGGAAGAGTAAGGGCTATAAATGACTTTATAATTAATGAAGATGATGGAAGTGGCAACTCTCGAAAAGGGACGATCACCTCTCCCGTAGGATTAGACATGGAAGGAGTTCAGATGGGAGAAACTACTACCCGAGTAACTAAGAAAGTTAAGCTTTCTTCAACCTTAGAGCATTGACAATCGCTAGTCATTGCCAACgtcaaatgtaaattttatttttttttatcacaaaatttttacattgaacTATCTATAGTCATATATTTTAGTTCACTTTTTCTACACACAAGTGCCGAATGCAAACGGCGAGTAAACGGCATTTTTTTAATGCCACGTCGGTagtaaataaatcattaaataaataaaataaataaataaaaaaagggggaaaatagAACAAAACTCTGGTTTCGTTCCCGCTCGACCTCTCTCGTCTTCGGCCCGACATTTTCGAAAGCTTCTTTGGTGCTCGAAGCCGATACAGAGATCTTCGACTGGTTCTTTTGCTTCAGATCGTAAGCTTGCGTTGTCTTCGGCGTGGGTGAGCTTCGGCCTGGGTGAGCTTCGGCCTGGGTGAGCTTCTTCGGCGTGGGTGAGTTTCGGCCTGAGTGAGTTTCGGCCTGAGTGAGCTTCGGCCTGGGTGAGCTTCTTCGGCCTGGGTGAGCTTCATCTTCTTGAGTTTGCTCTTACATTTTTGCTTGCAGGAGTTAAGGAAGGACATAAGTGTCTTCGGCTTCAAATCGACTGTCGAGAAAGCTCTGGGATTTCGTGGTCCAGTTGAGCTGTGAGGTGAACTGGTCCAGCACGGTGGATATCATCTGGAATGCATACAATGGTAAAGCAGCTTTTTTCTGTGTGCTTGGAAACCCAGCTCCGTGTTCATGTGTTTAGGCCGTAGAAGTTAGCAGATTCACATGAATGAAATTCATGTTTctgtgtaaaaataaaaaaaataaaaaaaacacattatatTCGAACTTGTAgtgatttgaaatttgaaggtCATTCACTTTTGTTTCCCATGAATCACGGCATCTTCTGAGCCCGcattacaattttaattaattgctaTCTTTAACTTATGGATGCAGTTATTCGTAGTTGGTGATGTTGGTGAATCTGCATGAACTTTTCTGATAAATGAACTTGCATTAGATTTCAGGACCTGGACGAGTGGCTATGTTATTCCTGGTTCTGTTTGTTTTGGACATGGATGGATAGAAGCTTGAATAAAGTTGCTCAATTTAAGCTTGTATctaatttagttatttttagaTTAGTGTTTTAGGGACTCTTTTTAAGGACTGTTGCGTTATGTTATTAAGATTAGCTTGTATCTAAAGCGCGCACACGCACACAGTGGCTATTAAATCACAACCTCGCCCTTCACCCTATTCTTCTAGTGGGGAGAAGGTGCAGTTTCAGTTAATAGCGTATGTTGGGTTATTTTTTGGGACTTTGCATAAATAGATGACATTACATGAGACATCTTCTCGAGCTTCTTATTCTCACAAGATATTAATAGTATTTCACAAGCTTACCTAATATAAGAATAAACACAAATAGATAGATAGCCATTAAGTACATATCAGGACCCCTGCAACTGAATACAGCTTTGTACTTAAGCAAAGACAAAACTTACACCATAAGTTTCTTCTAGATGCTGCATTGCCTGATCAAATTCTTGCATTCCATGATACCTTAGAAAATCTGCATCTCCCTAGGTGTAATAATCAACAAGAGCAGAGATTATACATATCaatgaatagaataaaaatatctcaggaatattaaatgagatgcacattttgttttttgcaaAAAGAAGTATAAACATGTGCATAGTTTGCTGCGGAGTAATCTTTTAAGATTGCAGTGAGAAATAGACCATTCCACTTGTTTGTTCACTTAGAGTATTCTTCCCAGAGACTGACCTTGTTTTTATTGTACAATGTGTACAGGGCATTGGAAAAGGGGAAGAACACTCAAATCCGCTAATACCATCTAGCTCAAACACCCCTACCTCAGtatgttatttaatatttcaaaaacttattGGAAATGGTCTACTTAATGGTCTACTTAATGGTCTACTTATTGGAAATGACATCTTTATGCTAGGACATCCCTCAAACGAATCATATAAACTTTCCAAATCACATGCACAGTTACTGGTCACCAGTTTTTCTGCCATATCCGGATGGCAGCCAATATCCCAGTAACATTCAGGTGGTTTTCAATgtctttttgtttgttatgTAAGTTGGGGGTTTTTTAGAGTTTAATTgctcttgtttttatttatttgtaagcAGAATGTTGGTTATCCATTTCAATATGGAATGGGAACTCTGACTCCTCACATCGCTACAAGCTCCGCAACGAGCGGAAGAGGTTGTTCAGAGAATAGTCCCGATTGTAGGGAAACTGCAGTGCCATGTACAAACTCAATTGTTGATGAAGAAAGTAAAGATGATAGACCCAAATCACCTGAAACCGACGATTGCACTACATGTTCACTACAATTAGTGCAAACGGATGGTGATAATATAATTGAGGAGCCAAGGTCGGGGATGGAATTCAATTCTTTTGAAGATTTACATAGTTATTATAAGGATTATGCTAAGAAATgcgggtttggggtgatgacacaAAGGAGTGAGAAGGGAGATGATCAAAGTATCAGATATGTCACTCTTGGTTGTGCCCATGGAGGGAAAGCCCGGTTTAAGAGTTTGAACGTTGCAAAGCCACGCCCGACAGGAAAGACGGATTGTAAGGCAAGGATTAATGCCTTAAAGGTTGAAGGAAAGATGCGGTTATTAACAGTCCATAATACACATAATCACGACCTCAGTCCAAAGAAATCTCGCTTCTTTCGTTGTAACAGAGAAGTGAGTGAGACTGTAAAAAGAGTCTTAGATACAAACGACTTGGCTGGGATCCGgatgaataagagtttcggATCTCTTGTCGTTGGTGCAGGAGGTTTCGAGAACCTCCCATTTTTAGAAAAGGATTGTCGCAATTATATAGATAAGGCACGTCATCTACGACTTGGtgcaggtggtgctggagcacttcgagattattttttgaggatgcagtacaagaataatgatttttttgcaTTGATGGACTTAAGTGATGATGGGAGGCTAAAGAATGTTTTTTGGGCAGATCCACGCAGTAGGGCGACCTACCAGTATTTTGGTGATGTCgtcacattcgacaccacatacctcacgaatagatatgggatgccgtttgcaccatttgttggtgtaaaccatcaCGGACAGTCCATTCTTTTGGGAGCGGGGTTGATTTCAAGTGAAGATACCGACACCTTTACATGGTTATTCCAGACctggttgcagtgtatggatggtatacCTCCAAAAGCTATTATTACTGATCAAGAtagagcaatgaaaaatgcaattgctaAGGTCTTTCCAGAAAGTCGGCATAGATTCTGTTTATGGCATATACTGAAGAAAGTTTCCGAGAAGCTTGGGTCATATGCTGCCTACAAAAGTGGACTAAAAAGTCACCTAATGAAATGTGTGTACGACACTCAAACagttgaggagtttgagaaatgttgggatgGGTTACTTAACACATATGATTTACATGAGAATGTCTGGTTGAAAAGTTTATATGATGAGCGTCAGCATTGGGTACCAGTATTCTTAAAAGAGTACttctgggctggaatgagtacaacccaGCGTAGTGAAagtatgaatgctttttttgaTGGTTATGTTCATGCGAAGACAAATTTGAAGGAGTTTGTTGACTAGTTTGACAGTGCactgaggaaaaaaattgagaatgaaaacaATGCTGACTTCCACACATTTAGCGTCACCATTCCCTGtatatctagatctccaattgagaagagatttcaagagttgtacacgaATGCTAAATTTAGGGAAGTCCAGCAGCAAGTAATGGGTGTGCTCGATATGGATCCGTGTCTACTTAGTGAGGATGGTGTAATGAAAAGATATCTGGTAGAAGATGAAGTTCGCGTTGAAGAGTTCACTAAGCTTGTTACGTATTCAGTGAACTTCAATGTGGAAGACTGCGATGGAAAGTGTTCATGTGGGTTATTCGAGATGAGAGGGATACTGTGTAGGCATATTTTAGCCATCTTCAAAGCTAACGGTATAAAGTTATTGCCAGACCGGtacattttagatcgatggaggaaggacattAAGAGGAGATATACGTTAATCCACAGTAGCTATGATGCTGGGAATCAGAGGCCAGATGGGAATAGATATTCAAGTTTGCTGAATATATGTTATCAGATGATAACTTATGCAGCGGGTTCCAATGAGCAGTTTGAAGATGCAAAAAAGAAGTTATATTCAATGATTGACTTGTACCGTGATAATCAACACCCCCCATCTATGACTCAAACAGGTTTGTATGcgaatatttctaatattttttttttttaagtaaagctTGATAGTTAGTATGtcatatttgaatttttgcatttttgttttttttttaagtaaagctTGATACATAGTATGTCATATTTAATAGTTCTACGCCCCTGGTAGGTTCGAATGCTGGTTGTACAACACTGGACACAAATGCTGTTGGTAGTTCAAAGCCCGTACTAAGTCCAAATGTTGTGCGAGGGAAAGGAAGACCTCCATCTTTGAGGAGAGCATCTAGGATGGAGAAAGAAATGCGGAAGGTTAAAGCCAAGCAGAAAAAAGCACCAGGAACAGGGAAACGTAAACAGGTGCTTgtctcaatatttttaatattaatggtatatattatatacatagtTATGTATATTAGCTTTATGATATTGTGCGTTGTTGTGGTATATATTAGCGAGATGAAGGAGATACACCACTCCCGGACACGTGTAGAAATTTATTTGGCCCATCAGAAGTAGATATCACCAGTCCTAGTGAACTGCAGGTATAttaattgttaaatattttgttatattgtgCATTGTTGGTTGccaatggaagaagaaaatgcaaaaaaaaaaaatatataataataataatatatcattttgtTAATCATCAACAACATGTTCGACAGAGCTCGATTTTTAACAATAGTGGAACCCGGTCCCGGGAAACAGTGATCGgaagtcaagaaagtgtaataacccaaaattttcacttaaaaagtTCATATTTAATACTTTTCACTTTCTAATAGTTTCTTTCTACTTGGCTGCTTACAAATCTTTACAGATACAgtttgggttggatggatcacaaccggtgGAGCAtgggttggatggatcacaaccggtgGAGCATGGGTTCGATAGATCACAACCTGAGAATCATGGATTGGATAGATCACAACTGGATTAATTGATATGAGCAAATGACCATTTTTGTGTAAGAGTGTGTAAATGTAGAATTAGTAAATGTTATTAGAGAAAAGTGTTGGGATATGGTGCTAATGGTAGAAGAATTAGTGAATATTCCAGGAGTGTTCAAGTCAATGTTCCAGGAGTAGTTATGGGGACATTAGTGAATGTCATTTTGGTGATATTCTAAACATTATTGGAATTAGTGTGATATTGTaaacattattcttattttggtGAAATTGGAAACATTATTCTCATGTTTGTCATTgtcatattattttcatttttgtaatattggaATATTGATGCTGGTTGCAGCAGTATGCTGGTTTTAGAAGTATGGTTGTTTTAGCAGTATGCTGGCTGCAGAGGACTTACATATGTTAACTAGTTTTCTCTGGATGATctaatctttggtaagatttatatagctttacttttttttttttaaaaagaaagatttaTATAGCTCAGCT
Protein-coding sequences here:
- the LOC108982183 gene encoding protein FAR1-RELATED SEQUENCE 1-like, whose amino-acid sequence is MGKGEEHSSSQTPSSSNSQTADIPSSNRYFVDYTSPGYYGPLPAWPMPLSPYPDGGQYPRNYEVNVGDPNPLMATSPAMSGRVDIEEPPECRETDIPCTSERVEESKEDRLNSEETEVGIGGTPQLEDEVGGDLIEEPKSGMEFNTFEELMAYYKHYGKKSGFGVLIRRTDKGDDGTVRYATLGCARGGKARNRTLNVARPRPTGKTECKAKVNALKVDGKFRLTTVNNLHNHGLSPNKSRFFRCNREVSDSVKRVLDINDMAGIRMNKSFGSLVVGAGGFENLPFLEKDCRNYIDKARHLRLGKGGAGALQDEDTETFVWLFQTWLKCMDGIASKAIITDQDRAMKNAIAIVFPESRHRLCLWHILKKVPEKLSSYASYKSGMKNALMKSMYDTQTVAEFEKSWDQLITTYNLHENVWLKSLYTERESWVPAFLKDCFWAGMSTTQRSESMNAFFDGYVHAKTNLKEEVQMQLTGIIDLDPELVKRDGAVKTYQLEDEVRVEEFTKLVTFFVDFSEEGADAKCSCGLFQMKGILCRHIFAVFKCNGIKFLPEKYILDRWRKDIKRRYTLIGSSYDAGDQRPDAYRYASLLKICYEMITHAAGSEKHTEDATHKLHAMIELYNEKVDPSSMTLTGSNVPCTQNDTTTVGSSKKVLSPLVVRGKGRPPSLRKASRMEKDMRKLKGKAAGAPVNRKRKQRDGGDTPMPDTCRNLFGPSEIDISNLVQDKSACVIGGTQLGQPMCGSQESVKLSNFFMYNQ
- the LOC118349854 gene encoding F-box/kelch-repeat protein At3g23880-like, with protein sequence LCHRGFPLHLPENVVVEILLRLPVKSLVRFKCVSKCWHSLISDHQIAKSQFRRASECSQRLLISAGSEIRCLDCEAPFEHSTTPSILAVPFQKRGRYVSLIGSCSGLVCVSLYSHRDFYIRNPSAGNYRKLPDAGISLRGRKYRHGFGYDPSTDDYKLLVANFRMPPPREIEAKVLSFK